A window of the Henckelia pumila isolate YLH828 chromosome 3, ASM3356847v2, whole genome shotgun sequence genome harbors these coding sequences:
- the LOC140889303 gene encoding uncharacterized protein — protein MPSGQILSTTSICRSLEMEFQGHTIRTDLVVLPLTGFDLILGMDWLSVNGAVINFRQRTVTVKPVEGDQFVFFASQSSGKSHVISYARARKLLRRGCQGFLASVVTTAEPPTRIPPAREVEVSIDLMPDTVPISKAPYRLAPTEMKELKD, from the exons ATGCCGTCTGGGCAGATTCTGTCTACCACTAGTATTTGCAGAAGCTTGGAAATGGAATTCCAGGGGCATACCATCCGAACAGATTTAGTGGTTTTACCGTTGACAGGGTTCGacctgattttgggtatggactggttgtcAGTCAATGGAGCAGTGATTAATTTCCGGCAGAGGACAGTGACAGTGAAACCGGTGGAAGGCGACCAGTTTGTTTTCTTTGCATCCCAGAGCAGTGGAAAGTCGCACGTGATTTCTTATGcacgtgcgaggaagttattgagacgtggttgccaggggtttctcgccAGTGTAGTCACAACAGCAGAGCCACCTACCA gaattccaccggCGAGAGAAGTGGAAGTTAGTATTGATTTGATGCCCGACACTGTGCCtatttctaaggcaccgtatcgactcgCTCCGacagagatgaaagagttgaaagattaG